From Brassica oleracea var. oleracea cultivar TO1000 chromosome C3, BOL, whole genome shotgun sequence, a single genomic window includes:
- the LOC106328536 gene encoding DNA replication licensing factor MCM5, whose amino-acid sequence MSGWDEGAVYYSDQPQFPEAGDAATVSPHAVMTKFKEFIRTFEIGQNCFPYREALLDNPKRLLVHLEDLLAFDSDLPSLIRSAPADFLPVFEKAAGEVLAGLRMREANETGEMEEPTPSDVQILLTSREDPVSMRLLGAQYISKLVKISGISIAASRVKAKATYVFLVCKNCRKTREVPCRPGLGGAIVPRSCDHVPQPGEEPCPLDPWMVVPDRSQYVDQQTLKLQENPEDVPTGELPRNMLLSVDRHLVQLIVPGTRLTVMGIYSIFQASSSSNSHKGAVAIRQPYIRVVGLEDTNEASSRGPANFTPDEEEEFKKFAGGQDVYSNICTKIAPSIFGHEDVKKAVACLLFGGSRKSLPDGVKLRGDINVLLLGDPSTAKSQFLKFVEKTAPIAVYTSGKGSSAAGLTASVIRDSSTREFYLEGGAMVLADGGVVCIDEFDKMRPEDRVAIHEAMEQQTISIAKAGITTVLNSRTSVLAAANPPSGRYDDLKTAQDNIDLQTTILSRFDLIFIVKDIRKYSQDKEIASHIIRVHASADKVTDENTDSKEDNWLKRYIQYCRSRCHPRLTEAAAMKLQQQYVKIREDMKRRAHETGEAAPIPITVRQLEAIVRLSESLAKMRLSHDATEDDVGKAFKLFDTSTMDAARSGINQQINITSEMANEIKQAETQIKRRMGIGARLSERRLIEDLARMGMNDSMVRRALLIMHQRGEVEYQRERRSIVRKA is encoded by the exons ATGTCTGGGTGGGACGAAGGAGCAGTATACTACAGCGACCAGCCTCAGTTCCCGGAGGCCGGAGACGCCGCCACCGTCAGTCCTCATGCCGTCATGACGAAATTCAAGGAGTTCATCAGAACATTCGAGATAGGGCAGAACTGTTTCCCCTACAGGGAAGCCCTACTCGATAACCCCAAGAGACTCCTCGTCCACCTCGAAGATCTCCTCGCCTTCGATTCCGATCTCCCTTCTCTCATCCGTTCCGCTCCCGCCGATTTTCTCCCCGTG TTCGAGAAAGCAGCTGGTGAAGTGCTGGCGGGATTGAGAATGAGGGAAGCGAATGAGACGGGGGAAATGGAGGAGCCTACGCCAAGTGATGTGCAGATTTTGCTCACTTCAAGGGAGGATCCTGTGTCTATGCGATTACTCGGG GCTCAGTACATCTCAAAATTGGTGAAAATCTCTGGGATTAGCATTGCAGCTTCCAGGGTGAAGGCTAAGGCGACTTATGTGTTTTTAGTATGCAAGAACTGTAGGAAAACCAGGGAGGTTCCTTGTCGTCCTGGCCTCGGTGGGGCCATTGTTCCTCGCTCCTGTGATCATGTTCCTCAG CCTGGAGAAGAACCTTGTCCTCTTGATCCGTGGATGGTGGTTCCTGATAGGAGCCAGTATGTTGATCAGCAGACGTTGAAGCTACAGGAGAACCCGGAG GATGTTCCTACTGGAGAGCTTCCAAGAAATATGCTTCTCTCTGTTGATCGGCATCTTGTTCAATTAATTGTACCTGGGACCAGACTGACTGTAATGGGTATCTACAGCATTTTCCAAGCTTCATCCTCTTCTAACTC GCATAAAGGAGCAGTTGCAATTCGGCAGCCTTACATAAGAGTTGTTGGATTGGAAGACACGAATGAGGCCAGCTCCCGTGGACCTGCCAACTTCACTCCTGACGAA GAGGAGGAATTCAAAAAATTTGCTGGTGGTCAAGATGTTTACAGCAACATTTGCACCAAGATCGCACCTTCTATCTTTGGTCACGAAGACGTGAAGAAAGCAGTGGCGTGTCTTCTCTTTGGAGGATCAAGAAAG AGCCTACCAGATGGAGTGAAACTAAGAGGTGATATCAATGTTTTGCTTCTAGGAGACCCATCAACTGCAAAATCACAG TTTCTAAAATTTGTGGAGAAGACGGCTCCCATTGCGGTTTACACATCTGGAAAGGGTTCATCAGCTGCTGGACTCACTGCTTCTGTGATTAGAGATAGCAGCACA CGCGAGTTCTATCTTGAAGGTGGGGCTATGGTTTTGGCTGATGGAGGGGTTGTGTGTATCGATGAATTTGACAAGATGAGGCCGGAAGATAG AGTTGCTATTCATGAAGCAATGGAGCAGCAGACCATCTCCATTGCTAAAGCTGGGATAACAACTGTCCTAAACTCTAGAACCTCGGTTCTTGCAGCTGCTAACCCTCCCTCTGGTCGATATGATGATCTTAAG ACTGCACAAGACAACATTGACTTGCAGACGACAATTCTTTCTAGATTTGATCTTATCTTCATTGTCAAGGACATCAGGAAGTATTCCCAAGACAAG GAAATAGCCAGCCATATTATAAGGGTTCATGCATCTGCAGACAAAGTTACAGATGAAAACACAGATTCTAAGGAAGATAATTGGCTCAAGAG ATATATACAATACTGTCGATCAAGATGTCATCCTCGTCTCACAGAAGCCGCAGCTATGAAGCTGCAGCAGCAATATGTCAAGATCAGAGAGGATATGAAGAGACGTGCACATGAAACAGGAGAGGCTGCCCCAATACCTATCACAGTCAGACAACTCGAAGCTATTGTCAGACTGAGCGAGTCGCTTGCAAAAATGAGACT GTCACACGACGCCACAGAAGATGATGTAGGCAAAGCTTTTAAGCTTTTCGATACCTCAACAATGGATGCAGCAAGGTCAGGGATAAATCAACAGATTAACATAACGAGCGAGATGGCCAACGAGATAAAG CAAGCGGAAACACAGATCAAGAGAAGAATGGGGATTGGAGCAAGGTTATCAGAGAGAAGACTTATCGAGGATTTGGCTAGAATGGGAATGAACGATTCAATG GTGAGGAGGGCTCTGTTGATAATGCATCAGAGAGGTGAAGTTGAGTACCAGCGAGAGAGACGTTCCATTGTCCGCAAAGCTTGA
- the LOC106329133 gene encoding ATPase 6, plasma membrane-type has product MAADISWEEIKKENVDLEKIPVDEVFQQLKCSREGLSSEEGRNRLQIFGANKLEEKVENKFLKFLGFMWNPLSWVMEAAAIMAIVLANGDGRPPDWQDFVGIMCLLIINSTISFIEENNAGNAAAALMANLAPKAKVLRDGKWGEQEAAMLVPGDLISIKLGDIVPADSRLLEGDPLKIDQSALTGESLPATKYPGDEVFSGSTCKQGEIEAVVIATGVHTFFGKAAHLVDSTNNVGHFQTVLTAIGNFCICSIAIGMLIEIIVMYPIQHRKYRDGIDNLLVLLIGGIPIAMPTVLSVTMAIGSHRLSQQGAITKRMTAIEEMAGMDVLCSDKTGTLTLNKLTVDKNLIEVFCKNADKDTVILLSARASRVENQDAIDACIVNMLGDPKEARAGITEVHFLPFNPVEKRTAITYIDGSGDWHRCSKGAPEQIISLCDLKGEALKRAHDIIDKFAERGLRSLGVGRQTVPEKDKESAGTPWEFVGLLPLFDPPRHDSAETIRRALDLGVNVKMITGDQLAIGKETGRRLGMGTNMYPSSSLLENKDDATGGVPVDELIEKADGFAGVFPEHKYEIVRRLQEKKHIVGMTGDGVNDAPALKKADIGIAVDDATDAARSASDIVLTEPGLSVIISAVLTSRAIFQRMKNYTIYAVSITIRIVLGFMLVALIWEFDFSPFMVLIIAILNDGTIMTISKDRVKPSPIPDSWKLREIFATGVVLGTYMALITVLFFWLAHDTDFFPQKFGVRSLKGQPEELIAVLYLQVSIISQALIFVTRSRSWSFVERPGFLLLIAFLIAQLAATLIAAYAHWEFARIKGCGWGWCGVIWIYSIITYIPLDVLKFITRYILTGKAWNNMIENRTAFTTKKDYGRGEREAQWALAQRTLHGLKPPESMFEDKATFTELSEIAEQAKKRAEVARLREVHTLKGHVESVVKLKGLDIDNLNQHYTV; this is encoded by the exons ATGGCTGCTGATATCTCATGGGAAGAAATAAAGAAGGAGAACGTTGATCTT GAGAAGATTCCGGTGGACGAAGTGTTCCAACAGCTAAAATGCTCAAGGGAAGGTCTGTCATCAGAGGAAGGAAGAAACAGACTCCAGATCTTTGGAGCCAACAAACTGGAAGAGAAGGTGGAAAACAAATTCCTAAAGTTCTTAGGGTTCATGTGGAATCCACTTTCATGGGTGATGGAGGCAGCAGCAATCATGGCCATTGTATTGGCAAACGGTGACGGAAGACCCCCGGATTGGCAAGACTTTGTTGGGATCATGTGTCTGCTTATTATAAACTCGACAATCAGTTTCATTGAGGAGAACAACGCAGGTAATGCCGCGGCTGCTCTCATGGCCAATCTTGCACCTAAAGCAAAGGTATTGAGAGATGGCAAATGGGGAGAGCAAGAAGCTGCAATGCTGGTGCCAGGTGACTTAATCAGCATTAAGTTGGGTGATATTGTTCCAGCGGATTCTCGTCTCCTCGAAGGCGATCCTTTAAAAATCGACCAGTCTGCCCTCACCGGTGAATCTCTTCCAGCCACTAAATATCCGGGAGACGAGGTCTTCTCCGGTTCCACTTGCAAACAGGGAGAGATCGAGGCCGTTGTCATCGCCACCGGTGTGCATACCTTCTTTGGCAAGGCGGCTCACCTTGTTGACAGTACTAACAACGTTGGCCATTTCCAAACG GTCCTAACCGCGATTGGTAATTTCTGTATCTGCTCAATCGCGATAGGAATGTTGATTGAGATAATAGTAATGTATCCAATCCAGCATAGGAAGTACAGAGATGGAATCGACAATCTTCTTGTCCTTCTCATTGGAGGTATCCCAATTGCCATGCCAACTGTGTTGTCTGTCACAATGGCTATTGGTTCTCATAGGTTGTCTCAGCAAGGTGCCATCACAAAACGTATGACCGCCATTGAAGAAATGGCTGGCATGGACGTTCTTTGCAGCGACAAAACCGGTACCCTCACTCTCAACAAACTAACCGTTGACAAGAACTTGATTGAG GTTTTCTGTAAAAACGCGGACAAAGATACTGTGATACTACTCTCAGCTAGAGCTTCAAGAGTAGAGAACCAAGACGCCATCGATGCATGCATTGTCAACATGCTGGGCGATCCAAAAGAGGCGAGAGCTGGAATAACCGAAGTCCATTTCTTACCATTCAACCCCGTCGAAAAACGAACCGCAATCACGTACATCGATGGCAGTGGAGATTGGCATAGATGCAGCAAAGGCGCTCCCGAACAAATCATTTCTCTCTGTGACCTCAAAGGAGAGGCCCTGAAACGAGCGCACGACATCATCGACAAGTTCGCCGAGCGTGGCCTTCGTTCTCTCGGTGTTGGGCGCCAAACGGTTCCTGAAAAGGACAAAGAAAGCGCCGGAACTCCTTGGGAGTTCGTTGGTCTTCTCCCGCTCTTCGACCCTCCGAGGCACGATAGTGCCGAGACCATCAGACGTGCACTTGATCTTGGTGTCAATGTTAAGATGATCACCGGAGATCAGTTGGCTATTGGTAAAGAAACTGGTCGTAGGCTTGGGATGGGAACTAACATGTATCCTTCCTCTTCCTTGCTCGAAAACAAAGATGATGCCACCGGTGGAGTTCCGGTTGATGAGCTCATTGAGAAGGCTGATGGATTTGCTGGAGTGTTTCCTG AGCACAAGTACGAGATTGTAAGGAGACTCCAAGAAAAGAAACATATAGTTGGAATGACCGGGGACGGTGTGAACGACGCGCCAGCGCTGAAAAAAGCAGACATCGGTATAGCAGTGGATGACGCAACTGATGCGGCGAGAAGCGCTTCGGATATAGTTTTGACCGAGCCAGGTCTTAGTGTGATCATCAGTGCGGTGCTCACCAGCCGAGCTATCTTTCAACGGATGAAGAACTACACAATCTATGCGGTTTCCATCACCATTCGTATTGTCCTAGGCTTCATGCTTGTGGCTCTCATTTGGGAGTTTGACTTTTCTCCCTTTATGGTTCTCATTATTGCGATCCTTAACGACGGGACCATCATGACCATTTCGAAAGACAGAGTCAAGCCTTCCCCGATTCCTGATTCGTGGAAGCTTAGAGAGATCTTTGCTACTGGTGTTGTTCTTGGAACATACATGGCTCTCATTACCGTCCTTTTCTTCTGGCTTGCTCATGACACTGACTTCTTCCCG CAAAAGTTTGGAGTAAGATCACTAAAAGGCCAACCAGAGGAGTTAATAGCAGTTTTGTATTTGCAAGTCAGTATAATTAGTCAAGCACTAATCTTTGTGACTCGATCAAGGAGCTGGTCATTTGTGGAACGCCCTGGATTTCTTCTTCTTATTGCATTCCTTATTGCCCAACTG GCTGCAACCTTAATAGCGGCTTATGCACATTGGGAATTTGCGAGAATCAAAGGGTGCGGATGGGGATGGTGTGGAGTCATCTGGATTTATAGTATCATCACATACATTCCTCTTGATGTCCTTAAGTTCATCACCCGCTACATCCTTACTGGCAAAGCTTGGAATAACATGATTGAAAATAGG ACTGCATTCACAACCAAGAAAGACTACGGAAGGGGAGAAAGAGAGGCCCAATGGGCTCTAGCTCAACGTACACTCCATGGACTTAAACCCCCGGAGTCAATGTTTGAAGACAAGGCAACATTCACCGAGCTCTCTGAGATCGCTGAACAGGCTAAAAAGCGTGCTGAAGTGGCAAG GCTAAGAGAAGTGCACACTCTCAAAGGCCACGTGGAGTCTGTCGTAAAGCTTAAGGGCCTTGACATTGACAATCTTAACCAGCACTACACCGTCTAA
- the LOC106335940 gene encoding cycloartenol synthase yields MWKLKIAEGGSPWLRTTNNHVGRQFWEFDPNLGTPEELAAVEEARKSFRENRFAKKHSSDLLMRLQFSRESLSRPVLPQVNVKDGDDVTEKMVETTLKRGVDFYSTIQASDGHWAGDYGGPMFLLPGLIITLSITGALNTVLSEQHKAEMRRYLHNHQNEDGGWGLHIEGPSTMFGSVLNYVTLRLLGEGPNDGDGAMEKGRDWILNHGGATNITSWGKMWLSVLGAFEWSGNNPLPPEIWLLPYFLPIHPGRMWCHCRMVYLPMSYLYGKRFVGPITSTVLSLRKELFTVPYHEVDWNEARNLCAKEDLYYPHPLVQDILWASLHKIVEPVLTRWPGANLREKALRTTLEHIHYEDENTRYICIGPVNKVLNMLCCWVEDPNSEAFKLHLPRIHDYLWVAEDGMKMQGYNGSQLWDTSFAVQAVLATNFVEEYGPVLKKAHSYVKNSQVSEDCPGDLSYWYRHISKGAWPFSTADHGWPISDCTAEGLKAALLLSKVPKEIVGEPVNTKRLYDAVNVIISLQNADGGFATYELTRSYPWLELINPAETFGDIVIDYPYVECTSAAIQALIAFRKLYPGHRKKEVDECIEKAVKFIESIQESDGSWYGSWAVCFTYGTWFGVKGLEAAGKTLKNSPTVAKACEFLLSKQLPSGGWGESYLSCQDKVYSNLDGNRSHVVNTAWALLSLIGAGQVEVNQKPLHRAARYLINAQMESGDFPQQEIMGVFNRNCMITYAAYRNIFPIWALGEYRSKVLLQQGE; encoded by the exons ATGTGGAAACTGAAGATCGCCGAGGGAGGTAGTCCGTGGCTCCGAACGACCAATAACCACGTCGGAAGGCAGTTCTGGGAGTTCGATCCGAACCTCGGGACGCCCGAAGAGCTCGCCGCCGTCGAGGAAGCGAGAAAGTCGTTTAGAGAGAACCGGTTCGCGAAGAAACACAGCTCTGATCTGCTTATGCGCCTCCAG TTTTCAAGAGAAAGCTTGAGCAGACCAGTTTTACCACAAGTCAACGTCAAAGATGGTGATGATGTTACAGAGAAGATGGTGGAAACCACTTTAAAGAGGGGTGTAGATTTCTATTCAACCATACAGGCTAGTGACGGGCACTGGGCAGGAGATTATGGTGGTCCTATGTTTCTTCTCCCAGGACTG ATAATTACACTCTCCATAACTGGAGCCCTGAATACAGTATTGTCAGAACAACATAAAGCTGAAATGCGCCGTTATCTCCATAATCACCAG AATGAGGACGGAGGTTGGGGTCTACATATTGAGGGTCCCAGCACCATGTTTGGGTCTGTCTTGAACTATGTTACTCTGAGGTTGCTTGGAGAAGGACCTAACGATGGAGATGGAGCTATGGAGAAAGGGCGTGACTGGATACTCAATCATGGTGGCGCTACCAATATCACATCTTGGGGGAAAATGTGGCTATCT GTACTTGGAGCTTTTGAATGGTCTGGAAATAACCCACTGCCACCTGAGATATGGCTTCTTCCGTATTTTCTGCCAATCCATCCAG GAAGGATGTGGTGTCATTGTCGGATGGTCTACTTACCAATGTCGTATTTGTACGGAAAACGGTTCGTGGGTCCCATAACGTCCACTGTTTTATCACTGAGAAAGGAGCTTTTCACTGTACCATATCATGAAGTCGACTGGAATGAAGCACGCAACCTTTGTGCAAAG GAGGATTTATACTACCCACACCCACTTGTGCAAGATATTCTTTGGGCATCACTTCACAAGATCGTTGAGCCTGTTTTAACGCGATGGCCGGGTGCAAATTTGAGAGAAAAGGCTCTCAGAACCACTTTAGAACATATTCATTACGAAGATGAGAACACAAGGTACATCTGCATAGGACCCGTGAATAAG GTATTAAATATGCTTTGTTGTTGGGTAGAGGACCCAAACTCAGAGGCTTTTAAGTTGCACCTACCAAGAATCCATGACTATCTTTGGGTAGCTGAAGATGGAATGAAGATGCAG GGTTATAATGGAAGCCAGCTATGGGATACGAGTTTCGCTGTTCAAGCTGTTCTGGCAACCAACTTTGTAGAAGAATATGGGCCCGTTTTGAAAAAAGCACATTCATATGTCAAGAATTCTCAG GTGTCAGAGGACTGCCCTGGAGATCTGAGTTACTGGTATCGACACATTTCTAAAGGGGCTTGGCCTTTCTCAACTGCAGATCATGGTTGGCCTATCTCCGATTGCACCGCAGAGGGACTTAAA GCTGCTCTTTTACTATCCAAAGTTCCTAAGGAGATTGTTGGTGAACCAGTGAATACGAAACGGTTATATGATGCTGTTAATGTTATCATTTCGTTACAG AATGCAGATGGAGGTTTTGCGACATATGAGCTCACAAGGTCATACCCTTGGTTGGAG CTAATCAATCCAGCAGAAACCTTTGGCGATATTGTTATTGACTACCC TTACGTGGAGTGTACGTCAGCTGCAATCCAAGCGTTGATAGCATTCAGAAAGCTATATCCTGGTCATCGGAAGAAGGAAGTAGATGAGTGCATTGAGAAGGCTGTTAAGTTCATTGAATCTATTCAAGAATCAGATGGCTCATG GTATGGATCATGGGCTGTTTGCTTCACGTATGGGACATGGTTTGGAGTAAAAGGGCTTGAAGCTGCTGGAAAGACATTGAAAAACTCTCCAACTGTTGCGAAAGCTTGTGAGTTTCTCTTGTCGAAACAACTTCCTTCGGGCGGATGGGGAGAAAGCTATCTTTCATGTCAAGACAAA GTATATTCAAACCTTGACGGCAACCGGTCTCATGTGGTGAATACAGCATGGGCTTTGCTATCACTCATTGGTGCTGGGCAA GTGGAGGTAAATCAAAAACCCCTACATCGAGCTGCGAGATATTTGATTAATGCTCAAATGGAGAGTGGTGATTTCCCACAACAG GAAATAATGGGAGTCTTCAATAGGAATTGCATGATAACGTACGCTGCTTACCGAAACATTTTCCCTATATGGGCGTTGGGGGAGTACCGTAGTAAGGTATTATTGCAACAAGGAGAATGA
- the LOC106331552 gene encoding U-box domain-containing protein 35: MVGSERRDERVVVAIDRGKGSQAALKWAVDNLVTSGESLTLVHVKLKQALVITANPNKSSDDVKELFLPFRCFCNRKDIRCEDAVLEDVDAAKGIIGYVKENAIDILVLGASKMTLLKRFKAADVTSTVMKGAANFCTVYAISGSKISSVRSATSSPPPLCAIRPQITARPSNNSMGQRETQDEIEIKSQRGFDQASVTDSDKSFVSSDRPSVDLMFPTSRLSIYSEFEDNRCSFATSSCSSEKQSVDLGSSYSAFSPSSQESGRLSTWSLQDDVQAEMRRLKMELRYTMEMYSTACKEAITAKNMSKQLHKWRVEKERRLEEARQAKEAAMAMAENEKAKTRAAMEAIATANRIAEIEAKKRKQIETASLRKAEDKNTSDRRYREYRIEEIEEATENFSINNKIGEGGYGPVYKGTLDYTKVAIKVLRPDARQGRSQFQQEVEVLTSIRHPNLVLLLGACAEYGCLVYEHLENGSVEDLLLKRGNNSPVLLTWQLRFRIAAEIATSLNFLHQMKPEPVVHRDLKPANVLLDQHMVSKIADVGLARLVPPSVSDAVTQYRVTSAAGTLCYIDPEYQQTGMLGTKSDVYSFGITLLQILTGKPPMSLTHQVQKAIEGGTFAEMLDPDVHDWPLEEALVLAKIGLRCAELRRKDRPNLGKDVLPELKRLMDLAEESMSWIISSYARGTTVSS, from the exons ATGGTAGGAAGCGAGAGAAGAGACGAAAGGGTTGTGGTTGCGATTGATCGAGGCAAAGGAAGCCAGGCTGCACTGAAATGGGCTGTTGACAATCTTGTAACCTCGGGAGAGAGTCTTACTCTTGTTCATGTCAAACTCAAACAAGCTTTAGTTATAACTG CCAACCCCAATAAGTCTAGTGATGACGTCAAGGAATTGTTTCTTCCATTCCGCTGCTTCTGCAACAGAAAAGAC ATAAGATGTGAAGATGCCGTATTGGAGGATGTCGATGCTGCTAAAGGAATCATAGGCTATGTCAAAGAGAATGCAATTGATATTCTAGTACTCGGTGCATCCAAGATGACTCTGTTAAA ACGGTTCAAAGCGGCAGATGTTACCAGCACGGTGATGAAAGGGGCAGCTAATTTCTGCACGGTTTATGCAATCTCCGGAAGTAAAATATCGTCGGTAAGATCAGCTACGTCTTCACCTCCCCCACTTTGCGCAATACGTCCACAAATAACAGCTCGGCCTAGCAACAACTCAATGGGCCAACGTGAAACTCAGGACGAGATCGAGATCAA GTCTCAAAGAGGATTTGACCAGGCCTCAGTGACAGACTCCGACAAATCGTTTGTGAGTAGTGATAGACCAAGCGTTGATCTCATGTTCCCAACGTCACGTCTCTCTATTTACTCTGAGTTCGAAGATAACCGATGCAGCTTTGCCACGTCCTCATGCTCATCAGAGAAGCAGTCCGTAGACTTGGGTTCTTCATATTCGGCATTCTCCCCAAGCTCTCAGGAAAGTGGGAGACTCTCCACGTGGTCACTCCAG GATGATGTACAAGCTGAGATGAGAAGATTGAAAATGGAGCTCAGGTATACAATGGAAATGTATAGCACTGCCTGTAAAGAAGCAATCACAGCCAAGAACATG AGTAAACAGTTACACAAATGGAGAGTAGAGAAGGAACGCAGGCTAGAAGAAGCAAGACAGGCCAAAGAAGCGGCAATGGCAATGGCGGAGAACGAGAAGGCAAAGACCAGAGCAGCAATGGAAGCAATAGCCACCGCCAACAGAATAGCAGAAATCGAAGCAAAGAAGAGAAAACAAATCGAAACGGCGTCTCTTAGAAAAGCAGAGGATAAGAACACTAGTGATAGAAGGTATAGGGAATATAGAATCGAGGAGATCGAAGAAGCAACAGAAAATTTCTCAATAAATAACAAGATCGGAGAAGGAGGTTACGGACCTGTTTACAAGGGCACATTAGACTACACAAAAGTGGCTATAAAAGTCTTGAGACCGGACGCGAGGCAAGGAAGATCGCAGTTCCAGCAAGAGGTCGAAGTCCTAACCTCCATAAGACATCCGAACTTGGTTCTCTTGCTAGGAGCCTGCGCGGAGTACGGGTGTCTAGTCTACGAACACCTCGAAAACGGCAGCGTAGAAGACCTTCTCCTCAAGCGAGGAAACAACTCTCCCGTGCTGCTTACGTGGCAGCTACGGTTCCGCATCGCAGCCGAAATCGCCACTAGTCTCAACTTCCTCCACCAGATGAAACCGGAGCCAGTCGTGCACCGGGACCTTAAACCGGCTAACGTGTTGCTCGACCAGCATATGGTCAGCAAGATCGCCGACGTGGGTCTCGCTAGGCTTGTCCCTCCCTCGGTCTCTGATGCCGTGACGCAGTATAGAGTGACGTCAGCTGCTGGGACCTTGTGTTATATCGATCCTGAGTACCAGCAGACGGGTATGCTTGGGACCAAATCAGACGTGTACTCGTTCGGGATCACGCTTTTGCAGATACTCACGGGGAAGCCACCGATGAGCTTGACTCACCAGGTGCAAAAGGCGATTGAAGGAGGGACGTTTGCTGAGATGTTAGATCCTGATGTTCATGACTGGCCACTCGAAGAGGCCTTGGTTTTGGCGAAAATTGGTTTACGATGCGCTGAGTTGAGGCGGAAAGACAGGCCTAACTTGGGGAAGGATGTGTTGCCTGAGCTTAAGAGGCTCATGGATTTAGCTGAAGAAAGCATGTCT TGGATCATTTCTTCTTATGCCAGAGGAACTACAGTGTCCTCATAA